In the Methanobrevibacter sp. genome, one interval contains:
- a CDS encoding methylated-DNA--[protein]-cysteine S-methyltransferase: MTLFKYIINESPIGEITIIWKKKPKFQIEEIIISNPNQTSSQMAKEKYEQEGELHINKKSKQLNNVLKEMNNYFNEKDYKFSLEYLNLDKLKPFQRAVLEAEFNTEKGTVNTYKDIAKAVGSPKAYRAVGTALAKNPFPIIIPCHRTVKADRTIGGFSGFAGGLESKKTLLELDGLMIQDKKIIGDSPIISLDKTTQTKLV, translated from the coding sequence ATGACTCTCTTTAAATACATTATCAATGAAAGCCCAATTGGAGAAATAACAATAATCTGGAAGAAAAAACCAAAATTCCAAATTGAAGAGATTATTATTTCAAATCCAAATCAAACATCATCACAAATGGCTAAAGAAAAATATGAACAAGAAGGAGAATTGCATATCAATAAAAAATCCAAGCAATTAAACAATGTATTGAAAGAGATGAACAATTACTTTAATGAAAAGGATTACAAATTTTCCCTTGAATATCTTAATTTAGATAAATTAAAGCCATTTCAAAGAGCTGTCTTGGAAGCGGAATTCAATACTGAAAAAGGAACTGTAAATACCTACAAAGACATTGCAAAAGCAGTGGGCAGCCCTAAAGCATATAGGGCAGTTGGAACCGCACTGGCTAAAAATCCTTTTCCAATCATCATACCATGTCATAGAACAGTTAAAGCAGATAGAACAATTGGTGGATTCAGTGGATTTGCAGGAGGATTGGAATCTAAAAAGACACTTCTTGAATTGGATGGACTTATGATCCAAGATAAAAAGATAATAGGGGATAGTCCCATAATATCCCTTGATAAAACCACTCAAACTAAATTAGTATAA
- the cysK gene encoding cysteine synthase A, translated as MVNIPELKRGIANDMTEAIGNTPLVRLNRLTEGLEADVLVKVESFNPVSSIKDRIAVNLIETAEKDGLLKEDSVIIEPTSGNTGIGLSFVAAAKGYKLILTMPETMSIERRKLLAVFGAEIVLTPGSEGMGGAIAKAKELAESTPNSFMPQQFENKANSEIHRLTTGPEIYRDTDGEVDIVVSAAGTGGTVTGIAQYIKPLKPEFKAVAVEPATSQTLGKGEKGPHKIQGIGPGFVPDVLDLDLIDEVIPVKDEDAGNTLLRLAREEGIFTGISSGAATWAGLELAKRPENKGKTIVVILPDTGERYLSTEWVFGDLF; from the coding sequence ATGGTAAATATTCCTGAATTGAAAAGAGGCATAGCTAACGATATGACAGAAGCTATTGGAAACACTCCTCTTGTAAGATTGAACAGATTGACAGAAGGATTAGAAGCGGATGTGCTTGTAAAGGTCGAATCTTTTAATCCGGTAAGCAGTATTAAGGATCGTATTGCAGTAAATTTAATTGAAACTGCTGAAAAGGATGGGTTGCTTAAGGAAGATTCAGTAATTATCGAACCTACAAGCGGTAATACCGGTATTGGTCTTTCCTTTGTGGCAGCTGCAAAAGGCTATAAATTAATTTTAACCATGCCTGAAACCATGTCCATTGAAAGAAGAAAGCTTCTTGCAGTATTCGGTGCTGAAATAGTTTTGACTCCAGGCAGTGAAGGTATGGGCGGAGCTATTGCCAAGGCAAAGGAATTGGCAGAAAGCACTCCAAATTCATTCATGCCACAGCAATTTGAAAATAAGGCAAACTCTGAAATTCACAGATTGACTACCGGTCCTGAAATTTATAGGGATACCGATGGTGAAGTGGATATTGTTGTATCCGCTGCAGGAACTGGTGGAACCGTAACTGGTATTGCACAATACATCAAACCTTTAAAACCTGAATTCAAGGCGGTTGCTGTTGAACCGGCCACTTCCCAAACTTTAGGAAAAGGTGAGAAAGGACCTCATAAGATCCAAGGTATCGGTCCAGGTTTCGTTCCTGATGTATTGGATTTGGACTTGATTGATGAAGTCATTCCTGTAAAGGATGAGGACGCAGGAAACACCTTGTTGAGATTGGCTAGAGAAGAAGGTATTTTCACTGGAATTTCCTCCGGTGCAGCTACTTGGGCAGGTTTGGAACTTGCTAAACGTCCCGAAAATAAGGGAAAAACCATTGTAGTTATCTTACCGGATACAGGTGAAAGATACTTATCCACTGAGTGGGTCTTTGGAGATTTATTCTAA
- the aroA gene encoding 3-phosphoshikimate 1-carboxyvinyltransferase: MNLKIKNFSKINGSVKAPSSKSYSHRAVILASLSEGKSKLFDVLYSEDVLSTIRSCETLGARIDRKKEIILKGDKSQTVDYLEVYGTGGKLHNSSQDMIDLANSGTTLRIMTSVAALSDNEVIFTGDDSLKTRPMGALIDALEALGVKIESLNDNNKAPLKVYPGYDGGETDILGSISSQFISSILISAPLSKKGVVLEVYPEFVSKPYVDMTISILEKFGIAIEEENYQFHETCKKEHTDCLGVKFNVKPQKYIASDYIVEGDFSSASYLLAATAIAGGYVRVDNLFSDSKQGDKFILDILEEMDANVTVFDDYVSLRSNGKLRGIDVNLSNAPDLLLTVAVLGAIAEGKTTITGVKHGRLKETDRIDTTCRELEKLGCKLEEFEDGMTIYGQTIGDGIVESHNDHRLAMAFSLLGLKHDVEVENGECFDVSFPNFIELMGEIGIELELK; the protein is encoded by the coding sequence ATGAATCTTAAAATAAAAAACTTTTCTAAAATCAATGGAAGCGTTAAAGCACCTTCCTCTAAAAGCTATAGTCATAGAGCGGTTATTCTTGCATCACTATCTGAAGGCAAATCCAAGCTGTTTGATGTGCTTTATTCTGAAGATGTATTGTCAACCATCAGATCATGCGAAACTCTTGGTGCAAGGATTGATAGAAAGAAGGAAATCATTTTAAAAGGAGATAAAAGCCAGACTGTTGACTATTTGGAAGTTTACGGAACTGGTGGCAAATTACATAACAGTTCTCAAGACATGATTGATCTAGCCAATTCCGGAACCACACTTAGAATCATGACAAGTGTGGCTGCATTATCAGATAATGAAGTAATCTTCACCGGTGATGATTCACTTAAGACAAGGCCTATGGGCGCATTGATTGATGCATTGGAAGCTTTAGGTGTTAAGATTGAATCATTGAATGACAATAACAAGGCTCCACTAAAGGTTTATCCTGGCTATGATGGTGGAGAGACAGACATATTGGGAAGCATCAGCTCCCAATTCATATCCTCAATTCTCATTTCAGCCCCTTTATCCAAAAAGGGAGTAGTACTTGAAGTTTATCCTGAATTCGTATCAAAACCTTATGTTGATATGACCATTTCCATTTTGGAAAAGTTTGGAATAGCTATTGAAGAGGAGAATTATCAGTTCCATGAAACCTGCAAGAAGGAACATACCGATTGTTTAGGGGTTAAATTCAATGTAAAACCGCAAAAATACATTGCCAGCGATTATATTGTAGAGGGAGATTTTTCTTCCGCTTCTTACCTACTTGCAGCAACAGCCATTGCAGGAGGCTATGTGAGAGTTGATAATCTGTTCAGCGATTCCAAGCAAGGGGATAAGTTTATTTTAGATATTTTAGAAGAGATGGATGCCAATGTAACCGTTTTTGATGATTATGTTTCCTTAAGGTCCAATGGAAAATTGAGGGGAATTGATGTAAACCTGTCAAATGCACCTGATCTATTGCTTACTGTAGCGGTTCTCGGTGCCATTGCTGAAGGAAAAACCACAATAACCGGTGTAAAGCATGGCAGATTAAAGGAAACCGATAGGATTGATACAACATGCAGAGAGCTGGAAAAATTAGGATGCAAGCTTGAGGAGTTTGAAGATGGAATGACCATTTATGGTCAAACAATTGGTGATGGAATCGTTGAATCCCATAATGATCATAGATTGGCAATGGCATTTTCCCTTCTCGGATTGAAACATGATGTTGAAGTGGAAAATGGAGAATGCTTCGATGTGTCATTCCCTAATTTCATTGAATTGATGGGTGAAATTGGAATAGAATTGGAATTAAAGTAG
- the nth gene encoding endonuclease III, with amino-acid sequence MNDEERIREIFKRLNEIYTIRTFHDHDPYKVLIRTILSQRTRDENTDQAANALFDVYPDIYAVADAPVEHVQELIKPAGFYRVKAARILEVSRILIDQYGGEVPREMDEMLKLPGVGRKTANCVIVFAFQDAAIPVDTHVHRISNRWGIADTKEPEETEIVLMEKVPKDLWVDLNDLMVQFGQTICRPIGPQCDKCPLTDLCEYDANKLEE; translated from the coding sequence ATGAATGATGAAGAAAGAATAAGAGAGATCTTTAAAAGATTGAATGAAATTTATACCATTCGCACTTTTCATGACCATGACCCTTATAAGGTATTGATTAGGACCATTTTATCTCAAAGAACAAGGGATGAAAATACAGATCAGGCTGCAAATGCATTGTTTGATGTCTATCCGGACATTTATGCAGTTGCTGATGCTCCAGTTGAGCATGTTCAGGAATTAATCAAGCCTGCTGGTTTTTATAGAGTTAAAGCTGCACGTATTTTAGAAGTTTCAAGAATATTGATTGACCAGTATGGCGGAGAGGTTCCAAGGGAAATGGATGAGATGCTCAAGCTTCCAGGAGTAGGCAGAAAAACAGCCAATTGCGTTATAGTATTTGCTTTCCAGGATGCGGCCATTCCTGTAGACACTCATGTTCATAGGATATCAAACCGGTGGGGAATTGCAGATACTAAAGAGCCGGAAGAAACAGAGATTGTCTTAATGGAAAAGGTGCCTAAGGACCTTTGGGTTGATTTGAATGATTTGATGGTTCAATTTGGTCAGACTATCTGCAGACCAATAGGTCCTCAATGTGACAAATGCCCACTTACAGACCTTTGTGAATATGATGCAAATAAATTAGAAGAATAA